Proteins encoded together in one Candidatus Bathyarchaeota archaeon window:
- a CDS encoding DUF1610 domain-containing protein — translation MPSCNWCGKLILPDEESVKFPCPSCGQLTIWRCEKCRGFGRPYLCPKCGFEGP, via the coding sequence ATGCCTTCATGTAACTGGTGTGGTAAGCTTATACTCCCCGACGAAGAATCTGTAAAGTTCCCATGTCCAAGCTGCGGCCAATTAACGATCTGGCGATGCGAAAAATGCAGGGGCTTTGGAAGACCGTACCTATGTCCCAAATGCGGGTTTGAAGGGCCTTAA
- a CDS encoding elongation factor 1-beta, whose product MAEILMSIKILPAEAGIDLDHIKEEIKNSLPGEVKLYKMVEDPIAFGLVALIAHVIIPEENPKVMDDLEDALKSIKGIGETQVIGMSRLG is encoded by the coding sequence TTGGCAGAAATATTGATGTCCATAAAAATACTCCCGGCGGAGGCGGGTATAGATCTAGACCATATAAAGGAGGAGATAAAGAATTCGCTGCCCGGAGAAGTCAAGCTATATAAGATGGTGGAGGATCCAATAGCCTTCGGTCTAGTAGCCCTAATAGCCCACGTCATCATCCCTGAAGAAAACCCTAAGGTCATGGATGACCTGGAAGATGCGTTGAAATCCATAAAGGGTATCGGTGAGACGCAGGTTATAGGAATGTCGCGCCTAGGCTGA
- a CDS encoding CDC48 family AAA ATPase, whose amino-acid sequence MLAGREIQLRVADAKQRDVGHGKVRMDNNAMQRLGITAGDFVEIRGKKKTVAIAWPAYAEDQGQEIIRMDGLLRRNSGVALNEYVMVRKADVNEASLIVFAPTDVRLNVDEEFINFVHRRFMDLPFVEGDMAMLSIFGSAIPLIVVRTRPKGPIKVTESTKIQVLSEPTPEKKGIPMVTYEDIGGLKEAIQRIREMVELPLRHPELFQRLGIEPPRGVFLYGPPGCGKTLLAKAVANESDANFYVISGPEIMSKFYGESEARLREIFQKAQETAPSIIFIDEMDAIAPKREEVTGEVERRVVAQLLSLMDGIGSRGNIIVIGATNRPNAIDPALRRPGRFDREIEIGVPDKQGRHEILQIHTRSMPLSEDVDLKKLADITHGYTGADLAALCREAAMKALRRYLPEINLEEERIPPEILDRMVVKMEDFQAAYREITPTAMREVYVEVPTIRWKDVGGLDEVKMELMEAVEWPIKRPDSFKRLGIRPPKGILLYGPPGCGKTLLAKAVANESDANFISIKGPEVFSKWVGESEKAIREVFRKARTAAPAIIFFDEVDSLAPRRGAGYADSGVTERVISQLLTELDGIEALDNVVVMAATNRPDIIDPALLRPGRFDKLIYVPPPDHKTLIQIFKIHTREMPLSDDVDLKELARMCIGYSGADVEALCREAALNALRSDPKANKVTFEDFRKAMDKIKPSITSDMEAWYQNFVKRLRKEKTTPPMTIS is encoded by the coding sequence ATGTTGGCGGGTAGAGAGATCCAGCTCAGAGTGGCCGATGCGAAGCAGCGGGATGTAGGACATGGAAAGGTTAGAATGGATAACAATGCGATGCAGAGACTCGGCATAACGGCTGGGGACTTCGTGGAGATAAGGGGTAAAAAGAAGACGGTGGCGATCGCCTGGCCTGCCTACGCCGAAGATCAAGGCCAAGAAATAATCCGTATGGATGGGCTTCTAAGACGGAACTCAGGGGTAGCTTTAAACGAGTACGTAATGGTTAGAAAGGCGGATGTAAACGAAGCATCCCTAATAGTTTTCGCTCCCACAGACGTAAGGTTAAACGTGGATGAGGAGTTCATCAACTTCGTTCATAGAAGGTTCATGGACCTACCCTTCGTTGAGGGGGACATGGCCATGCTGTCCATATTCGGAAGCGCCATTCCATTAATAGTGGTGAGGACCAGACCTAAGGGCCCGATAAAAGTCACCGAATCCACGAAGATACAGGTTCTAAGTGAACCCACGCCGGAGAAGAAAGGCATACCCATGGTCACCTACGAGGATATAGGAGGGCTGAAGGAGGCCATTCAAAGAATCAGGGAGATGGTGGAGCTTCCTCTGAGACACCCAGAACTCTTCCAGAGGCTCGGGATAGAGCCCCCGAGGGGAGTGTTTCTCTACGGGCCTCCGGGTTGCGGTAAGACGCTGCTCGCCAAAGCCGTAGCGAACGAGAGCGATGCAAACTTCTATGTTATCTCAGGACCCGAGATAATGAGTAAGTTTTACGGGGAGTCGGAGGCAAGGTTGAGGGAAATATTCCAGAAGGCCCAGGAGACGGCCCCCAGTATAATCTTCATAGACGAGATGGATGCTATAGCCCCTAAACGTGAAGAGGTCACAGGAGAAGTTGAAAGGAGGGTGGTAGCTCAACTCCTGTCCCTAATGGATGGGATAGGATCTAGGGGAAACATAATAGTTATAGGAGCGACTAACAGGCCCAATGCCATCGATCCGGCCCTGAGGAGGCCTGGGAGGTTCGACAGGGAGATCGAGATAGGGGTACCGGATAAGCAGGGGAGACACGAGATACTTCAGATACACACTAGGAGCATGCCCCTATCCGAAGATGTAGACTTGAAGAAGTTGGCGGATATAACCCATGGATACACCGGAGCAGACTTAGCGGCTTTATGCCGTGAAGCTGCGATGAAAGCCCTCCGCAGATATCTCCCGGAGATAAATCTTGAGGAGGAACGCATCCCCCCCGAGATCTTGGACAGAATGGTGGTGAAGATGGAGGATTTCCAGGCTGCATATAGGGAGATAACTCCTACCGCTATGAGGGAGGTATACGTCGAAGTTCCTACCATCAGGTGGAAAGACGTAGGCGGTTTGGATGAAGTTAAAATGGAGCTTATGGAGGCGGTGGAGTGGCCCATAAAGAGGCCTGACTCTTTTAAGAGGTTGGGGATAAGGCCTCCGAAGGGAATATTGCTCTACGGGCCTCCGGGTTGCGGTAAGACGCTGCTCGCCAAAGCCGTAGCGAACGAGAGCGACGCGAACTTCATCTCGATTAAGGGACCGGAGGTATTCAGTAAATGGGTTGGGGAGTCCGAGAAAGCAATCCGGGAGGTCTTCCGTAAGGCTAGGACTGCGGCTCCCGCCATAATATTCTTCGATGAGGTTGACTCCCTGGCCCCGAGGAGGGGGGCTGGATACGCGGACTCCGGGGTAACAGAAAGGGTGATAAGCCAACTCCTAACAGAACTGGACGGAATAGAGGCATTAGATAATGTAGTGGTGATGGCGGCCACCAACAGGCCGGATATAATAGATCCGGCGCTCCTGAGGCCTGGCAGGTTCGATAAGCTGATCTACGTGCCCCCACCGGATCATAAGACGTTAATTCAAATATTCAAGATACATACAAGGGAAATGCCGTTATCCGATGACGTAGACTTAAAAGAGCTAGCTAGGATGTGCATCGGTTATTCAGGAGCGGATGTGGAAGCTTTATGCCGCGAAGCCGCTTTAAACGCCCTGAGGAGCGATCCCAAGGCGAATAAGGTCACATTCGAGGACTTTAGAAAAGCCATGGATAAGATCAAGCCCAGCATCACATCGGATATGGAAGCCTGGTATCAAAACTTCGTTAAGCGGCTAAGGAAGGAGAAGACGACCCCGCCGATGACCATAAGTTAG